The following coding sequences lie in one Rutidosis leptorrhynchoides isolate AG116_Rl617_1_P2 chromosome 4, CSIRO_AGI_Rlap_v1, whole genome shotgun sequence genomic window:
- the LOC139845572 gene encoding protein RICE SALT SENSITIVE 3-like: protein MVGSGKADRNKEAVGMLALHEALRSVCLNSEWTYSVFWTIRPRPRVRGGNGCKVGDDIGSLMLMWEDGYCRGRMDCLEQVDAGEDAVRKSFSKMSIQLYNYGEGLMGKVASDKCHKWVFKEPTESDQCISNYWQSSFDALPTEWNEQFDSGIQTIAVIQAGHGLLQLGSCKIVPEDLHFVLRMRHTFESLGYQSGFYLSQLFASTASPSFPLKQPTGPIHPPPTFNWAAQTRMQAPNFQNSTRLGFEHKDETHMFLHPHPNEPHIRNMMGHDHVENDIKWPNGLSFFNALTEGIGGKPDDGHQNLNHDKHEAGMYTDVMENFLK, encoded by the exons ATGGTGGGCTCAGGAAAAGCAGATAGAAACAAAGAAGCAGTTGGAATGTTGGCACTTCATGAAGCTTTAAGAAGTGTTTGTCTTAATTCAGAATGGACTTACTCTGTTTTCTGGACCATTCGTCCTCGCCC gCGAGTTAGAGGTGGTAATGGCTGCAAAGTTGGAGATGATATTGGTAGCTT gaTGTTGATGTGGGAAGATGGTTATTGCAGAGGAAGAATGGATTGTTTAGAACAAGTGGATGCAGGGGAAGATGCAGTTAGGAAAAGTTTCAGTAAAATGTCAATTCAACTGTATAATTATGGAGAAGG ACTGATGGGGAAAGTTGCTTCAGATAAGTGTCACAAATGGGTATTTAAAGAACCAACAGAAAGTGATCAGTGCATATCTAACTATTGGCAAAGTTCTTTTGATGCT CTTCCAACAGAATGGAATGAACAATTTGATTCTGGAATTCAG ACTATAGCTGTGATTCAAGCTGGTCATGGCCTCTTACAACTTGGTTCATGCAAGATT GTACCTGAAGACCTTCATTTTGTACTTAGAATGAGACATACTTTTGAATCACTTGGCTACCAATCTGGTTTTTATCTATCCCAATTATTCGCATCGACGGCATCACCTTCTTTCCCATTAAAGCAACCAACTGGCCCGATTCACCCACCTCCCACTTTCAACTGGGCTGCACAGACCCGAATGCAAGCGCCAAATTTCCAGAATTCTACAAGACTTGGGTTCGAGCATAAAGACGAGACACACATGTTTCTGCATCCTCATCCAAACGAACCACACATTAGAAACATGATGGGTCACGACCATGTTGAAAATGACATCAAATGGCCTAATGGTTTATCCTTTTTCAATGCACTTACGGAAGGTATAGGTGGAAAGCCTGATGACGGTCATCAGAACTTAAATCATGATAAACATGAGGCGGGCATGTACACCGATGTCATGGAAAATTTCTTGAAGTGA